The following is a genomic window from Camelus dromedarius isolate mCamDro1 chromosome 21, mCamDro1.pat, whole genome shotgun sequence.
GTATCCCTTAGTCAATGGCAAGGGTCTTCACTCCAACCACACAAGCcccaaaagcaataaaaacaacaaccagGGCAGCTGGCCCGTGTCCACTGCAGCCCGGCACGACCTCGCCTGGCGGGGCCCACCGCCAGCTCCACTCTAGGTGCAGGACGGAGGCTCGGGTAGGTGAGCGATCGGCCCGCGGCCACACAACCAGCAAACGGCAGGCAAAACTGGGTTTCAAACCAGGTTGCCTAGGCGCTCACTGGTCCTGCTAGGATTCGGGATCCCTGCCCGCCAGACAGCCGTGGACATGGGCTCCGAGACGTGAATGGGCCCGAGCAGGGTTCACGGCAGGGGGGGCGGGGTCTTGGGAGTCAGGTGAACCAGGCCTCACCTCGAGCCTAGCCGTTCCTGCTGAAAAATCTGGCAAAGTCTTTAACGCCTGTGGGTCTCggcttctttatctgtaaaatggggtaacgCCCCGATCTCCAGCGTGACTGAGCGTTGGAGACCCGCCTGGGCTGGACTTACCCTACGTGTGCGTTTCCTGTccgctccccccgcccctcccggcCCTTCCTCAAGGTTGCAGTCCTGGAAGCCAAGCCTGTGACACCCGCCAAGCCCCTCCTCACCCTGGGCCTCACACGGAGACCCAGCACCCCGTTCCGGCCACACGCCCTGAAGATGCCCGTCCTGTGACTCTCTGGCCACTAGTCTGAGACGGCAAGCCCCGGGCCAGGGCTCTCAGgcctcctccctgcagcctcGCTGAGGGGTGATTCCCGCTGCACTCTGGGGGCTGGGGACCACGTCGGAACCCCACAGGGGGAGGGCAGGCATGCCAGTGAGAAAAAGCTAGCAAAGGCCTCCCAGAGGCTCTGACAGGCCCGGGACCCTGAGAGGCTCTGCCCTGGGAGCACGTGGGTGGATTTCCGAGTCCACACCCTACAAAACAGGAGATGTGTGGATTCTCAGGTGGTTCCTAACATTTTCAGATCACAAATCCTTTTGAAAATCTGACAAAAGCCATGAACTGTCTTGCCAGAGAGAGATACGATCCCACAAAACTGCACGCTCTCCTCAGGGGCATCCTCAGACCTGCCTTCTCCAGCCGGAGACTCCATCTCAGCAGCTCCCTAGGGACCATCCGCAGGTGGTTAACACCCGGCTCCCTCGGCGGGGGCGCTGCTGAGCTCACCTCAGAGACTCCGAGACACAGGGACAAGCAACCCAGGCGGACTGAGGGGCCTCCTTCACGGTGGCTTTCAAACAGAAGGGAGGGAGCTCAAGCCCAGGGCTCAGGCTCCCTGAGCAGAGAGCCAGGGTCACACTTGCCCAGCTCTGGAGCCCGCCTGCCCGGCAGCCGCCTTACCTTCCCGGCTCCAATCACCTTCTCTGCCGCGTACACGGCCTGGCTGCACCGAGGGCAGCGCTCGGAGCCGCCGATCTTCTGGGCAAACTTGGACGCGTTGGGGTTGGTGGTGGGCCTGTGTCCAGGGGCCCTGTGTGGGGGAGGACGTGCAGTGAGATGACATCACAGCACGATGCGGGGAGGGAGCGGCGAGCGGGTATGGGCACGACCCCGCCTCCAACTCGCCAGGCCGTGATCAGGATGGGCTGCTGGGCCTCCAGGGTCATCTCCACTTCACAGCCGGACACACCAAGGGTCAGTCACTGCCTACACTGACCCCACACGTCCCTCAGACCCCAGGTTAGAACGCTGGAGCCGTGCAACCCTCTGTTTGCCAAGAACCGCCCTCCTCTGCCCGCCTCCTGCAGCCCGTCTACTATGCCAGTCTTTCCAGGAGAAGTCAGCTGGCAAACCCCTCCACGGGGGCCAGGACCTTGGCTGAAATGAGGGGACCCCTCCATCACTTCCATCCATCCCCCGGGCTGAGGAGCTGGCCAGGCCGACCACCAGCACCCCCATTCACAGCAGGCCAGTGGTCAGTGGGTGCTGCGGACCTAGTGACGCCCTGTGTGCTTCCAGGGACTGGACTGACTTCCCTGGAGCGGGGGTGAGTGGGGTCCGGCTGGCACACTCACTGGCTGTGGCACCCAGCAAGTCACTGAGACTGGctgggtttcctcatctgtggagaGAAGAGGCAGGACCCTGAAATTCTTGGggtccctcccagctctgacGCCCATGAAAATAGAGGCTGCAGCTGCGTTCAGGGAAGAGCCAGCCTGTTCTagtcctggcccctggcccctgctgctccagctggcccgacacacagtaggtgctctgtgCTCCGACCTTCtacactgggcagggggaggggtggggaggggagcggggaggggcggggcgctGAACTCACTCCTCCTGCTTGATGCCCAGCGACTCCCCCCGGTCCATGCTCAGCGTGCCAGCGCCCTGCCCGTAGCCGTAGCCCTTGGGGCCATACTTCTTGCCGTAGCAGGACTTGCAGTAGATCTCCTCACCGTGCACGGCCACGGTGGTGCTGTCCAGATTCTTCTTGCAGACCACtgtagggggaggaggggaggactgAGCCGGTGGGCCCTGCAAGCCCCCTGCCCGCTGCAGCAGAAGCTCTCTGGGGCTTTGCATACACAGCATCCTGGTCTTTCAGGAGCCTGGAAGTGGAAGTCAGGGggccagggagcaggaggagagaggaggggtctAAGGGGGCTGGCCGAGCCCCTCTCCCAGGAGCCGCCTGGGCCCTCCTTGGTCCTCCCACCCGCAGCACTCCCTGCGTTGATCAGAGCCAACCTGACCCCAAGCCACGGGGAGCCAGCTGAGGGCCTTCACTCTGCCCTTGACAAAGAGACCACGTGTCcgacagaagaggagagggaaggaagggaggaaggaagacaggcagGGTGTTCCCGCCCCCAGCAAGCAGCCCAGAAGGGCTAGCCGTGCGCGCTCGAGGACGGGGGTGCAGGAGCAGCGAGGCACCCGGTAGGAAGGCCAGCATTCACTAAGCGCCCAGCATGGTGGCCTCTGGGACGAGGCACAGGCCACCTCTCACAGCCGTGCGAGGCCAAGTTTCTAATCTCAGAAATCACGTTGCCACAGGAGGAGCCGAGGTTGGACTCTGGGAGGAGTGTCCTGACTCCAGGGCTAAGAGGCAGAAATGGGGTGAACTAGAAAGGCCGTGGGCCAAGTGTGTCCTCCTGTGCTCTCCCACGGGGCCTGGGCCCAGAGCCCACCCAACTCTGCCCCTTCCTGCGGGCGACCCGGGCTGTGCCTTCCTAGCCTCTGCATCCTCTGGGTAACGCAGACAGCAGGGTCGACCCCAGAAGTGGTTGTGAGAACTAAACGAGACCTTGCATGGGAAGTACTTA
Proteins encoded in this region:
- the CSRP1 gene encoding cysteine and glycine-rich protein 1; translated protein: MPNWGGGKKCGVCQKTVYFAEEVQCEGSSFHKSCFLCMVCKKNLDSTTVAVHGEEIYCKSCYGKKYGPKGYGYGQGAGTLSMDRGESLGIKQEEAPGHRPTTNPNASKFAQKIGGSERCPRCSQAVYAAEKVIGAGKSWHKSCFRCAKCGKGLESTTLADKDGDIYCKGCYAKNFGPKGFGFGQGAGALVHSE